GTTCGCGCCGTTCGTGTTCGGGGTCAACGAACCCGGCGACAGCTCCGCCTCGGGAAGGCACGAGTTCCCGACGGACTAAGGCCTTCCCCCACACCATTGAAGCGTCCTGAGGGTGCTGGAGACTTTCTGCTCGCGCCTAGAGTCAACCAACGCGACCGCCACCGAAAATCCGCTAGACCGGCGACACCCTCCCAGTGCACCCAGGAGGCGGATTCGCGGTCGTTCGATCAGCTCGGCTTTGTCCAGTGCAAACCCAGCAAGGCGCTTAGTTCGCCGCTACTGCGATAGCAGCGGGAGATCGCGGGCGCGCTCGCCCTCATACATGTAGTCGCGGGTGATCGGAACACTGTCGACACGCTTGGCAAGCTGCAGCTGGAAGACCATCTCGTGCATGTGACGGAAGCTCATTTCGGAGCCGGCAAGGTAGAAGTCCCACATGCGGCAGAAGCGGTCGTCCAGCCCGGTCAGGCGCTTCACCTCCTCGCGGTTCTGCATGAAGCGCCTACGCCAATGCTGCAGTGTCTCGGCGTAGTGCAGGCGCAGAATCTCGATGTCGGTGACCCACAGGCCGGCGCGCTCGATCGATGCAAGCACCTCGGATAGGGCGGGTATATAGGCGCCGGGAAAGATGTACTTGCGCATCCAGGGGTTGGTGCCGCACGGCGGCTGCATGCGCCCAATCGCGTGCAACAGCATGACGCCGTCGTCGGTTAACAGGTCCCGCACCTTGCCGAAATATTCGTCGTAATGCCCGACGCCGACATGCTCGAACATGCCGACCGAGACGATGCGATCGTAACGTTCGGTCTCGAGCCGGTAATCCTGCAGCTTGAACCGTACGCGTGCGCCCTCGCCTGCGGTAGCCGCGCGCTGAGTCGCGATGGCGTGCTGGTCACGTGACAAGGTGACACCGGTGACGTCAGCGCCGGTCTCGCGCGCAATGTAGAGGCCGAGGCCGCCCCAGCCGGAGCCGATGTCAAGCACCTTATGCTGCGCATCAATGCGCAGCTTGGCCAAGATATGGCGCTTCTTGGCCGCCTGCGCCACCTCTAGCGAGGCATCGGGATGCAGGAAGTAGGCGCAGGAATATTGCCGGTCACGGTCGAGAAAGAGCTCATATAGCGCATCGTTGATGTCGTAGTGATGCGCCACGTTGCGCTGCACCCGGCCGATGGGATTGCGCTGCTGCAACCGGCGCACCGACCGTTGCAGACGCAACGACCACGCTAACCACCAGGAGCGCTCTATTGCTGACATGTTGCGGCCCAGCAAGTCAAGGAAGTCGTAGAGCCGCTCACCATCGACCGTAAGGGTGCCGTTCATATAGGCTTCGCCGACCGCCAGCCGTGGGTGGAGCACCAATCGCCATGCGGTGGAACGGTCGTGGATGCGAATCGTCACCTCGGGACCGGGGGCGGCACCCTGGATGCGATGCGGCCGGCCGCCCACATCGACAATGGTTAAGGTGCCGGTGTGCAGCAGGCTGC
The nucleotide sequence above comes from Mycobacterium decipiens. Encoded proteins:
- a CDS encoding SAM-dependent methyltransferase; the encoded protein is MLLAKVVRSLLHTGTLTIVDVGGRPHRIQGAAPGPEVTIRIHDRSTAWRLVLHPRLAVGEAYMNGTLTVDGERLYDFLDLLGRNMSAIERSWWLAWSLRLQRSVRRLQQRNPIGRVQRNVAHHYDINDALYELFLDRDRQYSCAYFLHPDASLEVAQAAKKRHILAKLRIDAQHKVLDIGSGWGGLGLYIARETGADVTGVTLSRDQHAIATQRAATAGEGARVRFKLQDYRLETERYDRIVSVGMFEHVGVGHYDEYFGKVRDLLTDDGVMLLHAIGRMQPPCGTNPWMRKYIFPGAYIPALSEVLASIERAGLWVTDIEILRLHYAETLQHWRRRFMQNREEVKRLTGLDDRFCRMWDFYLAGSEMSFRHMHEMVFQLQLAKRVDSVPITRDYMYEGERARDLPLLSQ